One region of Zingiber officinale cultivar Zhangliang chromosome 7B, Zo_v1.1, whole genome shotgun sequence genomic DNA includes:
- the LOC122004459 gene encoding UBP1-associated protein 2C-like, producing the protein MVFVGNVSPYMRSDCLLAHLSSFGEIEEGPLGVDPLTRKFMGFAIFIFKNVFGVRNSLLESIKNINGHDLLCSSVNSGSLNPGAPVGGVPQPDLRLVGGAVAYDQGFGPGSDELGGYPYHRSQRGSLHCDALPSSRFQSWTEGSWWRDGSEHTTKQSRNFQLSRDCCCGINITASILKVIPMLFVRLFSVYFLTTV; encoded by the exons ATGGTATTTGTGGGCAATGTTTCCCCCTACATGCGATCGGATTGTCTCCTTGCCCATTTGTCCTCTTTCGGAGAGATCGAGGAGGGCCCCTTGGGGGTTGATCCACTGACAAGAAAGTTCATGGGGTTCGCCATATTTATCTTCAAGAATGTGTTTGGGGTGCGGAACTCGCTCTTGGAATCTATCAAGAACATCAATGGCCATGATCTGTTGTGCTCTTCAGTCAACAGCGGCAGCTTGAACCCAGGTGCTCCTGTGGGTGGCGTCCCTCAACCGGACCTCCGCCTTGTCGGTGGTGCTGTAGCTTACGATCAAGGTTTTGGTCCTGGCTCAGATGAGCTCGGAGGTTACCCATATCATAGATCTCAGAGGGGCTCCTTACACTGTGATGCATTACCCTCCAGCCGATTCCAATCCTGGACAGAGGGTTCCTGGTGGAGAGATGGATCAGAACATACCACCAAACAATCAAG GAACTTTCAACTGTCGAGAGATTGTTGCTGTGGCATCAACATCACTGCCTCAATACTTAAAGTAATCCCTATGCTCTTTGTTCGTTTGTTCTCTGTGTATTTTCTCACTACAGTATGA
- the LOC122006070 gene encoding uncharacterized protein LOC122006070 translates to MRLSVKNLVFFFAVVFSCPSGFPSPSSPSSIFRFLIREKETTIRKKDSGEEEEKTTMTREWGIALVCLQDLPLLQLQHRKSRSLDVKDQRQRDDHREAVEPQQQHDPGGVLRQRHQRREGVLGGEDPGGAQPSCLYLRRAPELH, encoded by the exons ATGAGGCTCTCGGTCAAGAACCTCGTGTTCTTCTTCGCCGTGGTTTTCTCGTGTCCTTCTGGATTTCCTTCTCCTTCCTCACCTTCCTCGATTTTTCGTTTCCTAATCAGAGAGAAAGAAACGACAATCAGGAAGAAAGATAGcggggaagaggaggagaagacgaCGATGACAAGAGAATGGGGAATTGCTTTGGTTTGTCTTCAAGATCTTCCACTCCTGCAGTTGCAACACCGTAAGTCCAG GTCTCTCGACGTCAAGGACCAGCGGCAGCGAGACGACCACCGGGAAGCTGTCGAACCTCAGCAGCAGCACGACCCTGGGGGAGTCCTCCGACAACGGCATCAGCGCCGAGAAGGTGTTCTCGGAGGGGAGGATCCTGGAGGCGCCCAACCTTCGTGTCTATACCTTCGCCGAGCTCCGGAGCTCCACTAG